From the genome of Lacibacter sp. H407, one region includes:
- a CDS encoding phosphosulfolactate synthase, translating into MNFNLTQIPERNKKPRAHGITMVMDKGLSVEEAKNFMSIAEPHVDIVKLGFGTSFVTPNLKQKLEVYASYDIPVYFGGTLFEAFLIRNQFEDYISVCKEFGVKYMEVSDGSIEIPHAEKCGYIEKLTKHGTVLSEVGSKDAAHIIPPYKWIELMRAELEAGSTYVIAEAREAGNVGIYRGSGEVREGLVQEILTQIPEEKIIWEAPQKAQQLYFIELVGHNVNLGNIAPSEVIPLETMRLGLRGDTFHMFLDKQKA; encoded by the coding sequence ATGAATTTTAATCTTACACAGATTCCGGAACGAAATAAGAAACCCCGTGCCCATGGTATTACAATGGTGATGGATAAAGGTTTGAGCGTAGAAGAGGCAAAGAACTTTATGAGCATTGCTGAGCCCCATGTTGATATTGTGAAGCTGGGCTTTGGCACTTCGTTCGTTACACCAAATCTCAAGCAAAAACTGGAAGTGTATGCTTCCTACGACATACCTGTTTATTTTGGAGGCACTTTGTTCGAAGCCTTCCTGATCCGTAATCAATTTGAAGATTATATCAGTGTGTGTAAAGAATTTGGTGTGAAGTATATGGAAGTGAGTGATGGTTCTATTGAAATACCACACGCAGAAAAATGCGGATACATTGAGAAGTTGACGAAACACGGTACAGTGTTGAGCGAAGTAGGTAGTAAAGATGCCGCCCATATCATTCCTCCGTACAAGTGGATCGAACTGATGCGTGCTGAACTGGAAGCAGGCTCAACTTATGTAATTGCGGAAGCTAGAGAAGCCGGTAATGTTGGTATTTATCGTGGAAGCGGTGAGGTAAGAGAAGGATTGGTGCAGGAAATTTTAACCCAGATCCCGGAAGAAAAGATCATTTGGGAGGCGCCACAAAAAGCCCAGCAATTGTACTTTATTGAATTGGTAGGTCATAATGTAAACCTTGGTAATATTGCTCCGTCAGAAGTAATTCCGCTGGAGACCATGCGTTTGGGTTTACGTGGCGATACATTTCATATGTTCCTCGATAAAC
- a CDS encoding tetratricopeptide repeat protein — MKQNPSRNDKEEIRELLRLFENLKNGRSHSFLEEESFEKLIDYFDDKEDIPQALQAAELGIEIYPYSSALHIKKADLLLATRQYKAALDVLDQAELLDSNDIDLYILRTDAYLALDQQQKAVELLEEALQLFSGEERVSLLFELADVYDDYEEFEKVFDCLKLILEEEPTNEEALYKICFWTDFTGRNEESIKLHLNIINDHPYSELAWFNLGAAYQGLKLYEKSIDAYMYCITIDEKFDYAYRNIGDAYIRLRKYKDAIEMLEKVLELSRPEEVIHEAIGYCYDRMGQYAQARFHYRKASHMNPEDSKLYYKIACTYLNEEQYESAIKQMQQALRIHRLQPDYNLAMGMALVEIGDYKTAVEHFANVIKARPKNVKGWSAMLECMLKADMLENADDYAVAAYEATGSKPIYIFYRAAIFFASGKTKQAIAQLEYAMSKAPKLIKKLIELQPRLLQHPQVVDLIARYKRSRSL, encoded by the coding sequence ATGAAGCAAAATCCCTCTCGAAACGACAAAGAAGAAATCAGAGAATTACTTCGCTTGTTTGAAAATCTCAAGAACGGGCGCTCTCACTCTTTTCTCGAAGAAGAAAGTTTTGAAAAACTCATTGATTATTTTGACGACAAAGAGGATATTCCCCAGGCCCTTCAGGCAGCAGAGCTCGGGATCGAGATCTATCCTTATTCTTCAGCTTTACACATAAAAAAGGCCGATCTGCTGTTGGCCACCCGCCAGTACAAAGCAGCTTTGGATGTGCTCGATCAGGCAGAACTGCTCGACAGTAACGATATTGATCTGTACATTCTTCGTACAGATGCTTATTTGGCACTTGATCAACAGCAAAAAGCAGTGGAGTTGTTAGAGGAGGCGTTGCAATTATTCTCGGGTGAAGAGCGGGTAAGTTTATTATTTGAGCTTGCCGATGTGTATGATGATTACGAAGAATTTGAAAAGGTATTTGATTGCCTCAAACTCATTCTGGAAGAAGAGCCCACCAACGAGGAAGCACTTTACAAGATCTGCTTCTGGACCGATTTCACCGGCCGCAACGAAGAATCGATCAAGCTTCATCTCAACATCATCAACGATCATCCGTATAGTGAACTGGCCTGGTTCAATTTGGGTGCAGCCTATCAGGGGCTCAAGTTGTATGAGAAATCCATCGACGCTTACATGTATTGTATTACGATCGATGAAAAATTTGATTACGCTTACCGCAATATTGGGGACGCCTATATTCGTTTACGCAAGTACAAGGATGCTATTGAAATGCTGGAGAAGGTATTGGAACTAAGTCGTCCGGAAGAAGTAATACACGAAGCGATCGGGTATTGCTACGACCGCATGGGACAATATGCGCAGGCACGCTTTCATTACCGGAAAGCATCACATATGAATCCTGAGGACAGTAAACTGTACTACAAAATTGCCTGTACTTATCTCAATGAAGAACAGTATGAAAGTGCCATCAAGCAAATGCAGCAGGCGCTTCGCATTCATCGATTACAGCCCGATTACAATCTTGCTATGGGTATGGCTTTGGTTGAGATTGGCGACTATAAAACAGCGGTTGAGCATTTTGCCAATGTGATCAAGGCTCGGCCTAAAAATGTAAAAGGCTGGAGTGCAATGCTGGAATGTATGCTCAAAGCGGATATGCTGGAAAATGCCGATGATTATGCTGTTGCGGCTTACGAAGCAACCGGCAGCAAGCCCATCTATATCTTTTACAGAGCTGCTATCTTTTTTGCAAGTGGAAAAACAAAGCAGGCCATTGCCCAGCTTGAATATGCGATGTCAAAAGCGCCCAAGCTGATCAAAAAACTGATCGAATTACAGCCCCGTTTGTTGCAGCATCCACAAGTGGTTGATCTTATTGCACGCTACAAGCGCTCCCGGTCATTGTAA